The DNA segment TGGAGAAGAGAAGAAGCTGCTCGAGGAATACATCCTCGCGCGGGACGATAGTTAACAACGTATCGATGGTAGATCCGACGATCTACCTTAGGAGCACAGCATGACTAACAAAATCATCCTTGCACTCGAAGCAGAGCAGATGACCAAAGAGATCCCTACCTTTGCCCCGGGCGACACCATTGTCGTTCAGGTGAAAGTGAAGGAAGGCGACCGTTCGCGTCTGCAAGCGTTCGAAGGCGTCGTAATCGCCAAGCGTAACCGTGGTGTGAACAGTGCTTTCACTGTTCGTAAAATCTCCAACGGTGTTGGCGTAGAGCGTACTTTCCAGACCTACAGCCCGCAAATCGACAGCATGGCCGTTAAACGTCGCGGTGACGTACGTAAAGCCAAGCTGTACTACCTGCGTGACCTGTCCGGTAAAGCAGCTCGCATCAAGGAAAAACTGGCTTAAGTCCAGCTTCCCGATGCAGAAAAAAGCAGCCTACGGGCTGCTTTTTTGTGCCTGAAATTTGCCCCTTGCCCGGAACCCGTTCATGACTACCCGCCTCGAAGAAATCCAGCGCCGCACCGACCTGTCCGTGACCCATGTAACCAAAGCCGTATTTCCGCCGACCACCAACCACCACAACACGCTGTTTGGCGGTACTGCATTGGCCTGGATGGATGAAGTGTCGTTCATCACCGCCACGCGGTTTTGCCGTTTGCCGCTGGTGACGGTGTCTACCGACCGTATCGACTTCAATCACGCGATCCCGGCCGGTTCCATCGTCGAGCTGATTGGCCGCGTGATCAAAGTCGGTAACACCAGCCTCAAGGTGGAAGTGGAGGTGTTTGTCGAGAGCATGAGTGCCGATGGCCGCGAGAAGGCGATCCAGGGTGTGTTCAGCTTTGTCGCAATTGATGACGATAAGCGCCCGGTGCCAGTGCTGCCTGGGTTTGTAGACTGATCCGAGACCGCGTCGCCGCTATCGCAGGCCAGCCATCTCCCACATTAGCCATGCATTTCCCTGGGGGCGCGGGCTTGCCTGCGATAGGATCTACCAGACACTAAAGTACTCAGCCTGAGCCCCCATGCCCGCCATTGACCATCCCCTGATCGACCGCTTCCTCGACGCCCTCTGGCTGGAAAAAGGCCTGTCGGACAACACGCGCCAGTCCTACCGCAGCGACCTGGCCCTGT comes from the Pseudomonas shahriarae genome and includes:
- a CDS encoding acyl-CoA thioesterase, yielding MTTRLEEIQRRTDLSVTHVTKAVFPPTTNHHNTLFGGTALAWMDEVSFITATRFCRLPLVTVSTDRIDFNHAIPAGSIVELIGRVIKVGNTSLKVEVEVFVESMSADGREKAIQGVFSFVAIDDDKRPVPVLPGFVD
- the rplS gene encoding 50S ribosomal protein L19, with protein sequence MTNKIILALEAEQMTKEIPTFAPGDTIVVQVKVKEGDRSRLQAFEGVVIAKRNRGVNSAFTVRKISNGVGVERTFQTYSPQIDSMAVKRRGDVRKAKLYYLRDLSGKAARIKEKLA